TAATTTTTCCAGCTCCATTCAAGGCGGCGTTCATTATCAGATGTCGGTTTGGGGGGCAAAAAAAATCTATTGGCGCTCGGGCGCCCCATACGGCAAGGATGATTCCGGCAATTTGATCAAATTCAATACTCTGCATTTGCAAGGCAAGAAAAAAAAGTATCTTGAACGGGCTTATCAGGGAAAAAATATTTATGCCTGGGAGACGTTTATCAAGGGAAAAATAATCAGTTTGATTAAGAAAGCCGGTTTGTTTGAATTTTATACTAAATTGAAAAGGATATTCAAAAAAGATATTTAACCCCTAAACAGTAAAATATATGATAACTACAAGGCCATTGGCTCCGATCGTTCTCTTTGTTTATAATCGCCTCGGCGAAACCGAACAGACAATTGCCGCCCTGCAAAAAAATATTTTAGCCCCTGAGAGCGATCTGATCATCTTTTCTGATGGTCCCAAAAATAATGCGGCAAGCCAGCAGGGTGTTGCCGCAGTTCGAGAATATCTCAAAACCGTCGGCGGTTTCAAAAGCACGAAGATCGTTACCCGGGAAAAAAATTATGGCCTGGCTCAGTCGATCATCTCCGGCGTCAGCGAAATCGTCAATCAGTACGGCCGAATAATCGTTTTGGAAGATGACATGGTCAGCTCGCCTTATTTTTTGCAATACATGAATGATGGTTTGGAACTGTATGAAAACGAGGATAAGGTTGCGAGCGTCCATGGCTATATCTATCCGGTCAGGAAAACATTGCCGGAAACGTTTTTTTTGCGGGGAGCTGATTGCTGGGGCTGGGCAACCTGGAAGCGCGGCTGGGATTTGTTCGAATCCGACGGCCGAAAATTACTGCAAGAGTTGGAAGAAAAAAAATTAACCGGGGAATTTGATTTTTCCGGCTCTTATCCTTAT
This genomic stretch from Patescibacteria group bacterium harbors:
- a CDS encoding glycosyltransferase; the protein is MITTRPLAPIVLFVYNRLGETEQTIAALQKNILAPESDLIIFSDGPKNNAASQQGVAAVREYLKTVGGFKSTKIVTREKNYGLAQSIISGVSEIVNQYGRIIVLEDDMVSSPYFLQYMNDGLELYENEDKVASVHGYIYPVRKTLPETFFLRGADCWGWATWKRGWDLFESDGRKLLQELEEKKLTGEFDFSGSYPYTQMLRDQIGGKNDSWAIRWYASAFLKDRLTLYPGKSLIRNIGFGGSGTHCGEETDLTPINQVEDAKVEVKKIAPEENRAARQAIIEFFRTQTCWQARGWRKIKKTLKKLFS